Genomic window (Rosa chinensis cultivar Old Blush chromosome 6, RchiOBHm-V2, whole genome shotgun sequence):
TATTTTCAACAATTGGATGGCCCTTGGAGGATCATCCCATAAGTCATGACCATAACTATTTCTCAGCAGAATCATCGCTTCTTCATTTCCCTACAACTCTGCAGCCACAGTTTGATAAGCTTGATCACTCCACGCCATCCACCGCAATCAGCGGCGAGGGCAACAGTTCTTCAATGACTAAGAAGCTTAACCACAATGCTAGTGAGCGTGACCGCCGCAAGAAGATCAACAACTTGTACTCATCACTGCGTTCTCTCGTTCCCGCAGATCATGCGGTATGAATACATTCTTTTCCTATACTCTCAAATTAGCGTGTTtctttaacaaaaaataaaaataaaaataaagaagccTAAAGGTATGGACTATGGTTAGTGCATGACATACAGACggttagtttttttctttttctttttttggtcagtTGGTATCATTTTTCTGGTAACTTCAgttttttgacttttttcttATCCATACTACACaatattaagtatttttttttttttttttagaagtagAACACAATAGTAAGTATTGAATCCTACTTACACTATGCAAATATTTTTTCCTAATACAGAAAAAATTAAGCATTCCAGCCACAGTTTCGCGGGTGCTGAAATACATTCCAGAGCTCCAGCAGCAAGTGGACGGACTAATTCAAAAAAGAGACGAGCTTTTGTCGAAAATTTCTAAGCAAGAAAATGTAATATTACAAgaggaaaagcaagtaaaaagCACAGCTCGGAGGAGTAGGAGCTCATTATCTGCTGTTTCAACAACCCGTCTTAGTGATAGTGAAGTTGCCATTCAAATATCCACACTTGATTCCACCCACAATTTCATATCTCGGATTTTGCAAAGTCTGGAGGAGGATGGGCTTGAAATACTGAATGCTTCTTCTTTTGAGTCCTCTGGAGGGAGGGTCTTCTATAATTTACATCTCCAGGTACTTTTTTATTCCCTTTACTCTCATTCATTTGTTTATACAAACTAATAAGTAATCGATCGTTTACATTTTCATATTTACATTGTCTACAGGTAGATATGTTCCATAGGTTGGAATGTGAGAATTTAAGCGAGAAGCTCATGTCCTTCTACGCATAAGAAAAAGTAATTCCAGAGGACTTTTTGATGAATTAATGTGTTACCAGCTGTTGTAAGACAGCCTTCATTCAAGGTTGTACTATCATGTCAAATTATCTATTTAAGTATAGATCATGAC
Coding sequences:
- the LOC112170008 gene encoding transcription factor ORG2; this translates as MLALSPPLFSTIGWPLEDHPISHDHNYFSAESSLLHFPTTLQPQFDKLDHSTPSTAISGEGNSSSMTKKLNHNASERDRRKKINNLYSSLRSLVPADHAKKLSIPATVSRVLKYIPELQQQVDGLIQKRDELLSKISKQENVILQEEKQVKSTARRSRSSLSAVSTTRLSDSEVAIQISTLDSTHNFISRILQSLEEDGLEILNASSFESSGGRVFYNLHLQVDMFHRLECENLSEKLMSFYA